A region from the Magnetovibrio sp. genome encodes:
- a CDS encoding EAL domain-containing protein, translating into MSDSKITLAEIEQALHAGELCFHFQPKISFQTGKIVGGEALLRWQHPDGKLVAPGLFLPQAEESGFITDITAVMLTELVQDIAKLREIKPDIQIAFNVSALDLRSPYLVKMLRSFIGNQLINPGNIQIEITETAILDRSSRINTTLLDLVALGIEIVMDDFGTGYASLDVLSQLPFSALKLDQGVVGRMAEDSKNTHIVRSSLLMARDMSIKTIAEGVETEGAYTFLLASGCSEAQGYWMSRPLPIDPFIQIIKDDPSWPSSELGFLYNAWVNHLSYRRKVLDTVYTMTMTSPSEWDKMPRLDLRHNPAYCRLGQWYRDMKRAGLSDAAHKNLEDLHREMHAAGSVLIKTVRATADPEAIIEATNDFLNFSEQVDKEVSRIVALSFAEGLRERNPHALTSVLAPTPVFE; encoded by the coding sequence ATGAGTGACAGCAAGATTACCCTTGCTGAGATTGAACAAGCGCTGCATGCCGGCGAGCTCTGTTTTCACTTCCAGCCCAAAATTTCCTTCCAAACCGGGAAAATCGTCGGCGGCGAAGCATTGCTGCGTTGGCAACACCCCGACGGCAAACTGGTGGCGCCGGGTTTGTTTTTGCCTCAGGCCGAAGAAAGTGGCTTCATCACCGACATCACCGCCGTGATGCTCACAGAATTGGTCCAAGACATCGCCAAGCTGCGTGAGATCAAGCCCGACATTCAAATCGCCTTCAACGTTTCAGCGCTGGATCTGCGTTCGCCGTATCTGGTGAAGATGTTGCGCAGCTTCATCGGCAACCAGTTGATCAACCCCGGCAACATTCAAATTGAAATCACCGAAACCGCAATCCTCGATCGCTCCAGCCGCATCAACACCACGCTGTTGGATCTGGTCGCGTTGGGCATCGAGATCGTGATGGATGATTTCGGCACCGGATATGCGTCGCTGGACGTGCTCAGCCAGTTGCCGTTTTCGGCGCTGAAACTCGACCAAGGCGTGGTCGGACGCATGGCCGAGGATTCCAAAAACACCCACATCGTACGCTCCAGCCTTTTGATGGCCCGCGACATGTCGATCAAGACCATCGCCGAAGGGGTCGAGACCGAAGGCGCGTATACCTTCTTGCTGGCGTCCGGGTGCAGCGAAGCGCAGGGCTATTGGATGAGCAGGCCGCTGCCCATCGATCCGTTCATTCAAATCATCAAAGACGATCCGTCTTGGCCGTCGTCGGAACTGGGCTTTCTGTACAACGCCTGGGTCAATCACCTGTCGTATCGGCGCAAGGTGTTGGACACCGTCTACACCATGACCATGACCAGCCCCAGCGAATGGGACAAGATGCCGCGCCTGGATTTGCGCCACAACCCCGCATACTGCCGTTTGGGCCAGTGGTATCGGGATATGAAACGCGCCGGCCTGTCCGATGCCGCGCACAAGAATTTGGAAGACCTGCACCGCGAAATGCACGCCGCGGGCAGTGTGTTGATCAAGACCGTGCGCGCCACCGCCGACCCCGAAGCCATCATCGAAGCGACCAACGACTTCCTGAACTTTTCCGAACAGGTGGACAAAGAGGTTTCGCGCATCGTCGCCCTGTCGTTCGCCGAGGGGCTGCGCGAACGCAACCCCCACGCCCTGACCTCGGTTCTCGCCCCCACTCCCGTGTTCGAGTGA